In the Nocardioides marmotae genome, GGCCGGCGACCACCCACCACACGACGTTCGAGGAGCTGGCCGCGATCGACCCGAGCGTCGTCGTCGAGCGCGGTTCGCGGTTCGTCCGCAGCGGCGAGCGGCTGTGGACCTCGGCCGGCGTCTCCGCCGGCATCGACCTCGCGCTCACCGTCGTCGAGGAGCTGGCCGGCCCGGCCACCCGCGCTGCCGCGGCGGCCGAGATGGAGTGGATGTGGGGGTCGGCGGGCGCGGAGGGCGCGGACCGCCAGCGGTGATGCCTAGCCGCGGCGGCCCGGCAGGGCGGCGTACCAACCGGCGAGCCGGCCCTCCTGGCTGACCAGCCGCAGCCGCTCCTCGATCTCGCCCACGTGGGCGTGGTCGGTCGCGACCAGCGCGTGGTCGCCGGCCCGCAGCGCGGTCGAGGGGGTGGGCACGAACAGCTCCCCGTCACGCAGCAGCAGGGTCAGCACGGCGCCCGGCGGGAGCCGCAGCTCGGCGACCTCCACGCCCGCGAGCCGGGACTGCGGCGCGACGGTGAACTGGAGCATCGTGGCGCCGATCGCCTCCATCGGCGCGGACTCCAGCTCGACGGCGCGGGGGTTCTCCGCGGCCGTGGCGCCGGTGCCGCGGGCCACCCACGGCAGGGTCGGGCCTTGGAGCAGGGTGAAGACGACGACGAGCAGGAAGACCACGTCGAAGATCCGCTCGGCCCCCGGGAGCCCGACGCTCATCGGGATGGTGGCGAGCACGATCGGCACCGCCCCGCGCAGCCCCGCCCAGCTGATGAAGACCTGGTCGCGCCAGGGCACCCGGAACGGCGTCAGGCAGGCCAGCACCGAGACCGGCCGGGCCACCAGGGTCAGCGCCCCACCGACGACGATCGCGGTCGGCAGCGCCTCGAGCAGCCGCCCGGGGCTGGCGAGCACCCCGAGCATCACGAAGAGCCCGATCTGGGCCAGCCAGGCCATCGCCTCGACGAAGCCGGCGGTGCTCGTGCGGTGCGGCAGCTCGGAGTTGCCGAGCACGAGCCCGGCGACGTAGATGGCCATGATCGGGCTGCCACCGACCAGCCCGGAGCCGGCGAAGGCGAGGAACGCGATCGCCAGCGTGGCGAGCGGGTAGAGCCCGCTCGCGGGCAGCGCGCTGCGCGCCAGCAGCCACAC is a window encoding:
- a CDS encoding potassium/proton antiporter; translation: MDPGDLNVVLGVGALVVLAAAAAVRVASHAGLPSLLLYLGIGLALGESGLGLRFEDAELTQVLGNLALAVILADGGFTTRWATVRPVAPMAAVLATVGVFISVAVTTGLVLLVLDVDLRTAIVLGAVASSTDAAAVFSVLRSMPVRGRLRSLVEAESGFNDPPVIILVSVVTSDAWDRAGVWAIAGQIGYQLVVGILVGIGVARAGVWLLARSALPASGLYPLATLAIAFLAFAGSGLVGGSPIMAIYVAGLVLGNSELPHRTSTAGFVEAMAWLAQIGLFVMLGVLASPGRLLEALPTAIVVGGALTLVARPVSVLACLTPFRVPWRDQVFISWAGLRGAVPIVLATIPMSVGLPGAERIFDVVFLLVVVFTLLQGPTLPWVARGTGATAAENPRAVELESAPMEAIGATMLQFTVAPQSRLAGVEVAELRLPPGAVLTLLLRDGELFVPTPSTALRAGDHALVATDHAHVGEIEERLRLVSQEGRLAGWYAALPGRRG